The following coding sequences are from one Nicotiana tomentosiformis chromosome 3, ASM39032v3, whole genome shotgun sequence window:
- the LOC104091403 gene encoding PHD finger-containing protein 6 isoform X3: protein MGQAKETICGNCGDVGVQEAIITCCQCKNVHVHQYCVLAYSEDAPKDWCCEECDIGKKKASSSPGPENKLSEGSKLHATAKIGHSTVRPKKPKKFPSGHCINWEKEVQTGKTRYLSVEEALGLSSGVTKYGSLLKITGSLGPVSAKSMATVGGRNFNKPRAQIPNSFPEKSTVQRSLGAAGCLKPQNPQNAKITEMTKKPGQSSKGCDGSTILEFRSPDAVNASPMMIPPKTHPCDPAGVPSWKGSFVIFGDLKPEMPKDPIQAYPPSRVRRKVYEFSRLLPDTLQFELVPRGHIWSSLFHNRYPGKEDIGLYFFASERERSEKYIALVEFMHVKDLVMRAFGHDVELLVLASTTLCNDSRRFNSEHFLWGLFHHARQDKVGWAEGGSNEVSDMGIDMIGGEVICTSNEVDMEIDMIAGENVGRVDICVSKITSGNGFDSSLQEANEDDMEIDMVAGENIGRMDICVPKITSKNGCDSSFKETVSAAICNRSESVTLVSRTSKGGKELPRVDIKREPVDDFPPGFVPLLTPTK, encoded by the exons GAAACAATTTGTGGAAATTGCGGTGATGTTGGTGTTCAAGAAGCAATTATTACCTGCTGTCAGTGTAAAAATGTTCATGTCCATCA GTATTGTGTGCTGGCCTATTCTGAAGATGCACCAAAGGATTGGTGTTGTGAAGAATGTGATATTGGCAAGAAAAAAGCGTCTTCATCACCTGGACCCGAAAATAAGTTATCTGAGGGATCCAAGTTACATGCCACTGCAAAGATTGGTCACAGCACTGTGCGACCCAAGAAACCAAAAAAGTTTCCCAGTGGGCATTGTATTAACTGGGAAAAGGAGGTACAGACTGGGAAAACGAGATATCTGTCTGTTGAAGAAGCACTTGGCCTATCATCAGGCGTCACGAAATATGGATCTCTGCTGAAAATTACTGGCTCCTTGGGACCTGTATCAGCCAAATCCATGGCAACTGTGGGTGGGAGGAATTTTAACAAGCCTAgagctcaaattccaaattctttTCCTGAGAAGAGTACAGTGCAGCGTTCTTTAGGTGCAGCAGGATGTTTGAAACCTCAGAATCCTCAAAATGCCAAAATCACTGAAATGACCAAGAAACCAGGTCAATCATCTAAAG GTTGTGATGGTTCTACCATTCTGGAGTTTAGGAGCCCGGATGCTGTGAATGCGAGTCCAATGATGATTCCACCTAAGACACACCCTTGTGATCCAGCTGGAGTTCCTTCCTGGAA GGGAAGTTTTGTCATCTTTGGTGATCTTAAACCTGAGATGCCCAAAGATCCGATCCAGGCTTATCCTCCTTCAAGAGTTAGACGTAAGGTGTATGAGTTCTCGAGGCTGTTGCCTGATACTCTTCAATTTGAACTAGTTCCACGTGGGCATATCTGGTCAAGTTTATTCCACAATCGTTATCCGGGTAAAGAAGACATAGGACTGTATTTCTTTGCAAGTGAGAGAGAAAG GTCTGAGAAATATATTGCTCTGGTGGAGTTCATGCATGTCAAAGATTTGGTGATGAGAGCGTTTGGACATGATGTTGAGCTGCTTGTACTTGCATCCACAACCCTGTGCAATGATTCTCGAC GATTCAACAGCGAGCACTTTCTGTGGGGATTATTTCACCACGCAAGACAAGATAAAGTTGGATGGGCTGAAGGGGGCAGCAACGAAGTGAGTGATATGGGGATAGACATGATAGGTGGGGAAGTTATCTGTACATCCAATGAGGTTGACATGGAGATAGACATGATAGCTGGAGAAAATGTAGGTAGGGTGGATATTTGTGTCTCGAAGATTACATCAGGAAATGGCTTTGATAGCTCTTTACAAGAAGCCAATGAGGATGACATGGAGATAGACATGGTCGCTGGAGAAAATATAGGTAGGATGGACATTTGTGTCCCGAAGATTACTTCCAAAAATGGATGTGATAGCTCTTTTAAAGAAACTGTTAGTGCTGCTATCTGCAATCGGTCTGAATCAGTTACTCTTGTTTCAAGAACCTCAAAGGGTGGTAAGGAACTTCCTCGTGTAGATATTAAAAGGGAACCAGTTGATGACTTTCCTCCAGGTTTTGTTCCACTTTTAACTCCTACAAAATGA
- the LOC104091403 gene encoding PHD finger-containing protein 1 isoform X1, whose amino-acid sequence MTYIAVPQLLAASILSPLVTSNQYAYETICGNCGDVGVQEAIITCCQCKNVHVHQYCVLAYSEDAPKDWCCEECDIGKKKASSSPGPENKLSEGSKLHATAKIGHSTVRPKKPKKFPSGHCINWEKEVQTGKTRYLSVEEALGLSSGVTKYGSLLKITGSLGPVSAKSMATVGGRNFNKPRAQIPNSFPEKSTVQRSLGAAGCLKPQNPQNAKITEMTKKPGQSSKGCDGSTILEFRSPDAVNASPMMIPPKTHPCDPAGVPSWKGSFVIFGDLKPEMPKDPIQAYPPSRVRRKVYEFSRLLPDTLQFELVPRGHIWSSLFHNRYPGKEDIGLYFFASERERSEKYIALVEFMHVKDLVMRAFGHDVELLVLASTTLCNDSRRFNSEHFLWGLFHHARQDKVGWAEGGSNEVSDMGIDMIGGEVICTSNEVDMEIDMIAGENVGRVDICVSKITSGNGFDSSLQEANEDDMEIDMVAGENIGRMDICVPKITSKNGCDSSFKETVSAAICNRSESVTLVSRTSKGGKELPRVDIKREPVDDFPPGFVPLLTPTK is encoded by the exons ATGACATATATTGCTGTCCCACAACTATTAGCAGCTTCAATTTTATCTCCATTAGTCACTAGCAATCAATATGCTTAT GAAACAATTTGTGGAAATTGCGGTGATGTTGGTGTTCAAGAAGCAATTATTACCTGCTGTCAGTGTAAAAATGTTCATGTCCATCA GTATTGTGTGCTGGCCTATTCTGAAGATGCACCAAAGGATTGGTGTTGTGAAGAATGTGATATTGGCAAGAAAAAAGCGTCTTCATCACCTGGACCCGAAAATAAGTTATCTGAGGGATCCAAGTTACATGCCACTGCAAAGATTGGTCACAGCACTGTGCGACCCAAGAAACCAAAAAAGTTTCCCAGTGGGCATTGTATTAACTGGGAAAAGGAGGTACAGACTGGGAAAACGAGATATCTGTCTGTTGAAGAAGCACTTGGCCTATCATCAGGCGTCACGAAATATGGATCTCTGCTGAAAATTACTGGCTCCTTGGGACCTGTATCAGCCAAATCCATGGCAACTGTGGGTGGGAGGAATTTTAACAAGCCTAgagctcaaattccaaattctttTCCTGAGAAGAGTACAGTGCAGCGTTCTTTAGGTGCAGCAGGATGTTTGAAACCTCAGAATCCTCAAAATGCCAAAATCACTGAAATGACCAAGAAACCAGGTCAATCATCTAAAG GTTGTGATGGTTCTACCATTCTGGAGTTTAGGAGCCCGGATGCTGTGAATGCGAGTCCAATGATGATTCCACCTAAGACACACCCTTGTGATCCAGCTGGAGTTCCTTCCTGGAA GGGAAGTTTTGTCATCTTTGGTGATCTTAAACCTGAGATGCCCAAAGATCCGATCCAGGCTTATCCTCCTTCAAGAGTTAGACGTAAGGTGTATGAGTTCTCGAGGCTGTTGCCTGATACTCTTCAATTTGAACTAGTTCCACGTGGGCATATCTGGTCAAGTTTATTCCACAATCGTTATCCGGGTAAAGAAGACATAGGACTGTATTTCTTTGCAAGTGAGAGAGAAAG GTCTGAGAAATATATTGCTCTGGTGGAGTTCATGCATGTCAAAGATTTGGTGATGAGAGCGTTTGGACATGATGTTGAGCTGCTTGTACTTGCATCCACAACCCTGTGCAATGATTCTCGAC GATTCAACAGCGAGCACTTTCTGTGGGGATTATTTCACCACGCAAGACAAGATAAAGTTGGATGGGCTGAAGGGGGCAGCAACGAAGTGAGTGATATGGGGATAGACATGATAGGTGGGGAAGTTATCTGTACATCCAATGAGGTTGACATGGAGATAGACATGATAGCTGGAGAAAATGTAGGTAGGGTGGATATTTGTGTCTCGAAGATTACATCAGGAAATGGCTTTGATAGCTCTTTACAAGAAGCCAATGAGGATGACATGGAGATAGACATGGTCGCTGGAGAAAATATAGGTAGGATGGACATTTGTGTCCCGAAGATTACTTCCAAAAATGGATGTGATAGCTCTTTTAAAGAAACTGTTAGTGCTGCTATCTGCAATCGGTCTGAATCAGTTACTCTTGTTTCAAGAACCTCAAAGGGTGGTAAGGAACTTCCTCGTGTAGATATTAAAAGGGAACCAGTTGATGACTTTCCTCCAGGTTTTGTTCCACTTTTAACTCCTACAAAATGA
- the LOC104091403 gene encoding PHD finger-containing protein 1 isoform X2, whose amino-acid sequence MTYIAVPQLLAASILSPLVTSNQYAYETICGNCGDVGVQEAIITCCQCKNVHVHQYCVLAYSEDAPKDWCCEECDIGKKKASSSPGPENKLSEGSKLHATAKIGHSTVRPKKPKKFPSGHCINWEKEVQTGKTRYLSVEEALGLSSGVTKYGSLLKITGSLGPVSAKSMATVGGRNFNKPRAQIPNSFPEKSTVQRSLGAAGCLKPQNPQNAKITEMTKKPGCDGSTILEFRSPDAVNASPMMIPPKTHPCDPAGVPSWKGSFVIFGDLKPEMPKDPIQAYPPSRVRRKVYEFSRLLPDTLQFELVPRGHIWSSLFHNRYPGKEDIGLYFFASERERSEKYIALVEFMHVKDLVMRAFGHDVELLVLASTTLCNDSRRFNSEHFLWGLFHHARQDKVGWAEGGSNEVSDMGIDMIGGEVICTSNEVDMEIDMIAGENVGRVDICVSKITSGNGFDSSLQEANEDDMEIDMVAGENIGRMDICVPKITSKNGCDSSFKETVSAAICNRSESVTLVSRTSKGGKELPRVDIKREPVDDFPPGFVPLLTPTK is encoded by the exons ATGACATATATTGCTGTCCCACAACTATTAGCAGCTTCAATTTTATCTCCATTAGTCACTAGCAATCAATATGCTTAT GAAACAATTTGTGGAAATTGCGGTGATGTTGGTGTTCAAGAAGCAATTATTACCTGCTGTCAGTGTAAAAATGTTCATGTCCATCA GTATTGTGTGCTGGCCTATTCTGAAGATGCACCAAAGGATTGGTGTTGTGAAGAATGTGATATTGGCAAGAAAAAAGCGTCTTCATCACCTGGACCCGAAAATAAGTTATCTGAGGGATCCAAGTTACATGCCACTGCAAAGATTGGTCACAGCACTGTGCGACCCAAGAAACCAAAAAAGTTTCCCAGTGGGCATTGTATTAACTGGGAAAAGGAGGTACAGACTGGGAAAACGAGATATCTGTCTGTTGAAGAAGCACTTGGCCTATCATCAGGCGTCACGAAATATGGATCTCTGCTGAAAATTACTGGCTCCTTGGGACCTGTATCAGCCAAATCCATGGCAACTGTGGGTGGGAGGAATTTTAACAAGCCTAgagctcaaattccaaattctttTCCTGAGAAGAGTACAGTGCAGCGTTCTTTAGGTGCAGCAGGATGTTTGAAACCTCAGAATCCTCAAAATGCCAAAATCACTGAAATGACCAAGAAACCAG GTTGTGATGGTTCTACCATTCTGGAGTTTAGGAGCCCGGATGCTGTGAATGCGAGTCCAATGATGATTCCACCTAAGACACACCCTTGTGATCCAGCTGGAGTTCCTTCCTGGAA GGGAAGTTTTGTCATCTTTGGTGATCTTAAACCTGAGATGCCCAAAGATCCGATCCAGGCTTATCCTCCTTCAAGAGTTAGACGTAAGGTGTATGAGTTCTCGAGGCTGTTGCCTGATACTCTTCAATTTGAACTAGTTCCACGTGGGCATATCTGGTCAAGTTTATTCCACAATCGTTATCCGGGTAAAGAAGACATAGGACTGTATTTCTTTGCAAGTGAGAGAGAAAG GTCTGAGAAATATATTGCTCTGGTGGAGTTCATGCATGTCAAAGATTTGGTGATGAGAGCGTTTGGACATGATGTTGAGCTGCTTGTACTTGCATCCACAACCCTGTGCAATGATTCTCGAC GATTCAACAGCGAGCACTTTCTGTGGGGATTATTTCACCACGCAAGACAAGATAAAGTTGGATGGGCTGAAGGGGGCAGCAACGAAGTGAGTGATATGGGGATAGACATGATAGGTGGGGAAGTTATCTGTACATCCAATGAGGTTGACATGGAGATAGACATGATAGCTGGAGAAAATGTAGGTAGGGTGGATATTTGTGTCTCGAAGATTACATCAGGAAATGGCTTTGATAGCTCTTTACAAGAAGCCAATGAGGATGACATGGAGATAGACATGGTCGCTGGAGAAAATATAGGTAGGATGGACATTTGTGTCCCGAAGATTACTTCCAAAAATGGATGTGATAGCTCTTTTAAAGAAACTGTTAGTGCTGCTATCTGCAATCGGTCTGAATCAGTTACTCTTGTTTCAAGAACCTCAAAGGGTGGTAAGGAACTTCCTCGTGTAGATATTAAAAGGGAACCAGTTGATGACTTTCCTCCAGGTTTTGTTCCACTTTTAACTCCTACAAAATGA
- the LOC104091403 gene encoding PHD finger-containing protein 1 isoform X4: protein METICGNCGDVGVQEAIITCCQCKNVHVHQYCVLAYSEDAPKDWCCEECDIGKKKASSSPGPENKLSEGSKLHATAKIGHSTVRPKKPKKFPSGHCINWEKEVQTGKTRYLSVEEALGLSSGVTKYGSLLKITGSLGPVSAKSMATVGGRNFNKPRAQIPNSFPEKSTVQRSLGAAGCLKPQNPQNAKITEMTKKPGQSSKGCDGSTILEFRSPDAVNASPMMIPPKTHPCDPAGVPSWKGSFVIFGDLKPEMPKDPIQAYPPSRVRRKVYEFSRLLPDTLQFELVPRGHIWSSLFHNRYPGKEDIGLYFFASERERSEKYIALVEFMHVKDLVMRAFGHDVELLVLASTTLCNDSRRFNSEHFLWGLFHHARQDKVGWAEGGSNEVSDMGIDMIGGEVICTSNEVDMEIDMIAGENVGRVDICVSKITSGNGFDSSLQEANEDDMEIDMVAGENIGRMDICVPKITSKNGCDSSFKETVSAAICNRSESVTLVSRTSKGGKELPRVDIKREPVDDFPPGFVPLLTPTK, encoded by the exons GAAACAATTTGTGGAAATTGCGGTGATGTTGGTGTTCAAGAAGCAATTATTACCTGCTGTCAGTGTAAAAATGTTCATGTCCATCA GTATTGTGTGCTGGCCTATTCTGAAGATGCACCAAAGGATTGGTGTTGTGAAGAATGTGATATTGGCAAGAAAAAAGCGTCTTCATCACCTGGACCCGAAAATAAGTTATCTGAGGGATCCAAGTTACATGCCACTGCAAAGATTGGTCACAGCACTGTGCGACCCAAGAAACCAAAAAAGTTTCCCAGTGGGCATTGTATTAACTGGGAAAAGGAGGTACAGACTGGGAAAACGAGATATCTGTCTGTTGAAGAAGCACTTGGCCTATCATCAGGCGTCACGAAATATGGATCTCTGCTGAAAATTACTGGCTCCTTGGGACCTGTATCAGCCAAATCCATGGCAACTGTGGGTGGGAGGAATTTTAACAAGCCTAgagctcaaattccaaattctttTCCTGAGAAGAGTACAGTGCAGCGTTCTTTAGGTGCAGCAGGATGTTTGAAACCTCAGAATCCTCAAAATGCCAAAATCACTGAAATGACCAAGAAACCAGGTCAATCATCTAAAG GTTGTGATGGTTCTACCATTCTGGAGTTTAGGAGCCCGGATGCTGTGAATGCGAGTCCAATGATGATTCCACCTAAGACACACCCTTGTGATCCAGCTGGAGTTCCTTCCTGGAA GGGAAGTTTTGTCATCTTTGGTGATCTTAAACCTGAGATGCCCAAAGATCCGATCCAGGCTTATCCTCCTTCAAGAGTTAGACGTAAGGTGTATGAGTTCTCGAGGCTGTTGCCTGATACTCTTCAATTTGAACTAGTTCCACGTGGGCATATCTGGTCAAGTTTATTCCACAATCGTTATCCGGGTAAAGAAGACATAGGACTGTATTTCTTTGCAAGTGAGAGAGAAAG GTCTGAGAAATATATTGCTCTGGTGGAGTTCATGCATGTCAAAGATTTGGTGATGAGAGCGTTTGGACATGATGTTGAGCTGCTTGTACTTGCATCCACAACCCTGTGCAATGATTCTCGAC GATTCAACAGCGAGCACTTTCTGTGGGGATTATTTCACCACGCAAGACAAGATAAAGTTGGATGGGCTGAAGGGGGCAGCAACGAAGTGAGTGATATGGGGATAGACATGATAGGTGGGGAAGTTATCTGTACATCCAATGAGGTTGACATGGAGATAGACATGATAGCTGGAGAAAATGTAGGTAGGGTGGATATTTGTGTCTCGAAGATTACATCAGGAAATGGCTTTGATAGCTCTTTACAAGAAGCCAATGAGGATGACATGGAGATAGACATGGTCGCTGGAGAAAATATAGGTAGGATGGACATTTGTGTCCCGAAGATTACTTCCAAAAATGGATGTGATAGCTCTTTTAAAGAAACTGTTAGTGCTGCTATCTGCAATCGGTCTGAATCAGTTACTCTTGTTTCAAGAACCTCAAAGGGTGGTAAGGAACTTCCTCGTGTAGATATTAAAAGGGAACCAGTTGATGACTTTCCTCCAGGTTTTGTTCCACTTTTAACTCCTACAAAATGA